A single genomic interval of Arachis duranensis cultivar V14167 chromosome 7, aradu.V14167.gnm2.J7QH, whole genome shotgun sequence harbors:
- the LOC107458908 gene encoding uncharacterized protein LOC107458908: protein MILKRPLYLVSNFSFCNSKNIVLFIHLFNCPYDESTVSLPDDVDSSDEELSDPSNLDYLERPISHYYDEDELFGCKLPKPQRSNGILKKGGVHLHKQVHLRSLNCLDDSVEFATPPSAPPIIDADFPPQLERFSKGSPMNEQNDSWPSRESVAGRSECSIEQKPSNVKATTDFAQRLDRTITEDTERPHLAYYNTRCC, encoded by the exons ATGATACTGAAAAGACCATTATATTTAGtaagtaatttttctttttgcaattctaaaaatattgttttatttatacACCTGTTTAATTGCCCCTATGATGAAAGCACTGTTTCACTGCCCGACGATGTCGACTCTTCTGATGAAGAACTCTCTGATCCAAGCAACTTGGATTACTTGGAGAGGCCAATCTCACACTACTACGATGAGGATGAACTCTTTGGATGTAAACTCCCTAAACCCCAACGCTCCAATGGCATCCTCAAGAAAG GAGGAGTTCACCTTCACAAGCAGGTTCACCTGCGCAGTCTCAATTGTCTTGATGATTCAGTTGAGTTTGCTACTCCTCCAAGTGCTCCTCCTATTATTGATGCTGATTTTCCACCTCAACTTGAGAGATTCTCCAAGGGCTCCCCAATGAATGAACAAAATGATTCTTGGCCATCCAGAGAATCTGTGGCTGGGAGAAGTGAATGTTCAATTGAGCAAAAACCCAGCAATGTAAAAGCCACCACTGACTTTGCTCAAAG ACTAGACAGAACTATCACAGAGGACACTGAAAGACCTCATTTAGCATATTACAACACCAGGTGCTGTTAA